One segment of Oscillospiraceae bacterium MB08-C2-2 DNA contains the following:
- a CDS encoding Bax inhibitor-1/YccA family protein gives MYENQNQPMQQNTPQPEFVQSPVQEVDQSRMVAYLSRVFGWMFVGLLVTSVVAFATATSRSAMSLIFSSEYTFYGIFIAQIGVALGFSVGLQKMNSAVATILFMLYSALTGVTFSVLFYAFEMNSLIFVFGLTSLIFAAMAIYGSVTKRDLTSIGRLAIFGLLGLIGANLLNVLLFKSSPADMVITSIGVVVFIVLIAYDTQKIKNFYLFAVAERDADEHSDPINKIAIYGAFCLYLDFINLFLKLLRLLGKRKN, from the coding sequence ATGTACGAAAATCAAAATCAACCCATGCAGCAAAATACACCTCAGCCTGAATTTGTTCAGTCCCCTGTGCAGGAAGTGGATCAAAGCCGGATGGTGGCCTATCTTTCCCGTGTGTTCGGGTGGATGTTCGTCGGATTGCTGGTTACCTCTGTGGTTGCCTTTGCCACCGCCACAAGCCGCTCTGCCATGTCCCTGATTTTTTCCAGTGAATACACCTTCTATGGTATCTTCATTGCACAGATCGGCGTTGCGCTGGGCTTTAGTGTCGGGCTGCAGAAGATGAATTCCGCCGTTGCCACAATCCTGTTTATGCTCTATTCCGCTCTAACCGGCGTAACCTTCTCGGTTTTGTTTTATGCCTTTGAAATGAACAGCCTGATCTTTGTCTTTGGTCTGACCAGCCTGATTTTTGCCGCTATGGCCATTTACGGTTCGGTTACCAAGCGTGATCTCACCAGCATCGGCCGTTTGGCTATATTCGGTTTGTTGGGGCTGATCGGAGCCAACCTGCTGAATGTTCTGCTTTTTAAAAGCAGCCCGGCGGATATGGTTATCACCAGCATCGGCGTGGTGGTGTTTATCGTCCTCATTGCCTATGATACCCAAAAAATCAAGAATTTCTACCTCTTCGCCGTGGCAGAAAGAGATGCCGACGAGCACAGTGACCCTATCAACAAAATTGCCATTTATGGCGCTTTCTGCTTGTATCTGGATTTCATCAACCTGTTCCTTAAGCTGCTTCGCCTGTTGGGCAAGCGCAAAAACTAA